CAGTTTGGTGACTGCACTGCCCTGAGCCATTTGAAGTCATCCACATTGGCCCAGTTACCAGTGTCCTCAGCAAGCCCAGAGTCCCTcagatcatcttcgatcccttcATACTTCAAAGCATGTGGTGCAAATCTCACACCGCTGCAGTCCTCAATGATCGGCCTGCTCCTCACCCGCAGGTAGAAATCTGTTTCCCTCGCTTCGTGGATCCTGATCTGATGCGCCGCCATCACAAATGTACAGCGCTCAACATCCTCTATGAGCACCGAGCCGAAAACAGGGCCAATGTATACGCGGCAATCTCTTAACTTGTGAATGTACAGCGCCCGGCATTTGCCCTTGAGGTACACCTCACAGGAAACCAGATCAGCAAGCGTGAAATCTCCATCCTTCTCGTTGGCAGCTCTCAGATCCTTCACCAAGGTAGCGCCATTCCTGCTCCGGAACCCAAACCCTGGCAGGATCGCATCGGGGTTAGGCTTTGGCTGCTCCGGAGGCGGCTGGGGCAGGGCGGGAGGATCCTGCGGGGGGTTCTTGGTGGCTTTGCTCTTGTTCCTGAAGGAGAATGACTTCTTGGGCCGGATCTCGGAGGCGGCGAGCTTGTGGGCGGCACGGAGGTCGGAGACGGCGGCGAGCGCGGAGCGGAGCTCGTACGGCGGGAGGGAGTGGGAGGCCTCCGCGACAAGGCGCTCGAGGTCGTCGAcggcggaggaggccgcggcgagggaggcggcggcgccgtcGGGGGAGGAGCGGCAGGCGGAGAGGGCGGACTCCGCGGCGGCCTTGGCTGCGGCGAAGCGAGAGAGGAAGGCGGCGACGGGGGACGCCTCGGGGGAGGccgcggaggaggcggcggtgcgCTTGGAGAGGCGCTCGAGCATGGCCAGGTGCTTGCGGTTGCCGGCGGCGGCTTTGGTGCTGTCGAGCTCCGGCTCCATCCCGGCAGCCGCAGTGGCGGCGGCGCTGGGGGCGCTCGGATCCGTGGCGCTGCTTCGGCTAGGTTTGGCTGCTTCCGGTCAATGCGGGGATGCGATGCGACTTGGCTCTGAATCAGTAAACAGACTCATTACGGAAAGAGTAAAATGCATGGGTGGTCACTGGACTTATCGTGTGCATTCACTTTGGTCACTGTACTAAAAAATACGGTTAATACGGTCACTAAATACGAGttgtggtgattatacggtcactgtcATATCGTATATCTTCGTATTTTGTTGAGTTGACTAGTCAAACAGTTTGAATGATGCCTTCTCagctctttttttttctctgtaCCGACGCAGGCAAAATAAAATAGTGACG
This genomic window from Aegilops tauschii subsp. strangulata cultivar AL8/78 chromosome 4, Aet v6.0, whole genome shotgun sequence contains:
- the LOC109783673 gene encoding tubulin-folding cofactor C, translated to MEPELDSTKAAAGNRKHLAMLERLSKRTAASSAASPEASPVAAFLSRFAAAKAAAESALSACRSSPDGAAASLAAASSAVDDLERLVAEASHSLPPYELRSALAAVSDLRAAHKLAASEIRPKKSFSFRNKSKATKNPPQDPPALPQPPPEQPKPNPDAILPGFGFRSRNGATLVKDLRAANEKDGDFTLADLVSCEVYLKGKCRALYIHKLRDCRVYIGPVFGSVLIEDVERCTFVMAAHQIRIHEARETDFYLRVRSRPIIEDCSGVRFAPHALKYEGIEDDLRDSGLAEDTGNWANVDDFKWLRAVQSPNWCLVPEEERLPIVDISEVQEREDCK